The Anas acuta chromosome 7, bAnaAcu1.1, whole genome shotgun sequence DNA window ATACAATACCAACATCTTCTAGCAGCAATTTATGTTTCCCATCACAGCTCTAGCAGTCCATCTGCTCATGTTGACAACTGACTAGGGGCTTAGAGATGCAAGCTTTTAGATGGCAATAGCTATACACTACTAAAAAGACATGAAATTTTAAAGTTGATGTTACCTCTGCATCTTTAAATACCATTTCTCATCCTAAACTGCTACAGTTGCTCCTACTACATGATCCTTGTTGCACAAGCCCAGAAATAGCACTGCACAGAGTAAAGCCATCCAAAGAAAAATCTCTCACTGTCCACATACCATCTGAGGCAAATGGCAGGTGAAGCTGTAATTGATTTATCAAAAActgttgccaaaaaaaaaacagttccaaAACACCTTGCTGCTTTGCAGGTGGGCAGCAAGCCCTACGTTAACACTGTGTCAAACACAGGTAAACAAACCACGGTATTTTATCCCCTACTGAAAGGGCACAACATTTCCACTGggaatttgaaaatgaaaattcactAGAGAATAACTTAAAAGATTTTCTGAGTCTGAACCCCAGAACTCTTGATTTCTAGTCGCTTGCCATCTTCTATCCCATTATGCCCTGTAAAAACAGGTCAACACTTTCAGGACCATGCAAGTAGCACTGACTTCCCAAAAGCACATCCTGGGAGTTACTATGTAAAAACAATGGTTCACAGTAAAGCAAGCATCTGACTAACAACAACTGTACCTAAAAAGATTTAGGATTACATCCAAGATTCTACAATAAGCTTCCTTCAAAGTGATTCCCAGAATGTCTCCTACACAAGACAGTTGAAGTGAGAATTGGAAGTTTTGGACAGTCCCTATACACAACAGACTGAAAACCTGTAACAACTCTCATCCTTTGCAGAACGTGacttcctccccagcccctttttGCCATAATCAGTAGCCATAAAGTATTCCATATCAGTGCAACATACTGTGTAGACACCAAAGTCAGACTTTAAAAGGCCCTTTCACTTATTTTCTCTCAATTGCCAAGAGGTTAGAGCTAACTTCACAAACACTTTCGGGTATTCTTATCTTTACTGTgagctttgcttttcagttttaaaaactcAACAGTGGCAAATGCACTTAAGCAAGCCACATAAgtagttttctcctttttattacTCTCTTTAATGACTTATTTAATGTGACCTCACACTTGAGTAGCTCACCCGTATTACTACATTTAGTACTCTCACATCCACAATGTTGTGcaaaacaggaatattttcctaattaaacagcagagaaagaacagcCCCCATGTGGCAGCGTATACATTTCTAACTCTTCTAATTACCACGGAAAAACTCGAAGTTACCATTATGGCTCTTCAAAAGCATCAATGCTTTCATGCTGAACTTTACTCCCATATATACTTACTTCAAATTCAGCAGTCTGCAACAATAAAGCTAAGCGGGCACTAAAAAAAGGAGTAGGTCTAACTCTGGGATAACCTTAAGAACTGTCACGCTGCTTGATGATGCCAGCTGCTCACAACGCAAATCATAACATTGAGCTAATACCACCATGTCTCACAGCAAAGTACCGTAGAATATTGCATACCTGTATGAATTCTGATATGCTCTATGAGCCGTGCTGTTCCTTTGCTGGCATAGTTGCAGTATCGACACTTTAATTTTCCATCAAATGTCCTTTCAAACCCATCCACTAACATTCCTGAGTTTTCATCCAGTGAAACTTCAACAGAAGGATGATCCAGACCATTCTGATCACCTTCGGTCCCAGCTGTGAATAACGCAACAGAGATTTCAATAGAGAATCACTGGGATACTAGCTATTGTGCTGTGAGAATATGCCAAACATCGCTGCTTCTGTATGCCCTTGCTCATCAGATATACAGAACTGTGGGAACAAGCCCTGATTAAGATAAAGGTACACACACATCTTTTATGATGTGAAAACTACCCCTAGAAGTGCTTCCATACAATTTCAGTAGCGTGAATAATTATCTGGAATGTAAACAGTGCAGtccttctcaaaaaaaaaaaaaaaaaaaaatcgtagCACTGAAATCAGCTTACCTCCCGGAAGAGTCTCCGCTTCCTTGTCTCCACTAACTGATCCAGAAATCATATTTACATGGTGAGTCTGCTGTGTAAGATATTCCTGAAAGTCTTTTACAAAGTCCAAAGGTTCTGGCTTCTTTTCACCCATATTCACTCTTTAAGTTTAAAACCTCTTATGcctagaaggaaaaatattttcaaatcatGAGTTTCATTGAATTTGAATGCAATCATAAAACCAAACTTTTCAAAGTGAGGGATTATTTTTACCATGCATTGTGCCTAAATTGACAACCACAAGGATATGATTTTCAGAATTCTTAACTCATTAAAGATCATTAAAAAGTATTAGTGTGGAAATAATTTGCAGCAACAGTAACATAAGGACTATATAAATTTGGATAAAATGACATAATGTCAACAAGACACTGCTCGACTTGTTTTTTCgtattttaaaatggattgtACCTGAACTTTACTTCTCCTACTAAGTAGCAAGCATGCTCAAATATGTACTCCCATTACGTCAGACAGAAAGCACAGAACACAGCTTCCCCAATTtccctgaaaggaagaaaaaaacaaataaaggaaataaattcattatttttcccaaCTGCCACAGGTTTTAAGAACGGAACTtgactatatatacatatgtatgtacatattttGGAAGACAAGTTCTAACATTCCACCGCTATGAATTTTATTAGAACGTCTACATTTCTCACAAAAGTATGTCAAAGACTCTGTCCACTCTATCTATCTCACAGAAAGACATGTTTATCTCACTGATAGTTTGAACGTTTTCTCTGGTGAACAACTGGCTCCAGAAAACCCAGAGCCAGGGAATTCAGTCATAGCAACTGTAATGCAGTCTCATGTTGGGAAGTGACTGCATGATTAGCAAAGCCAGAAAGAAGCCTTGTAGAAaggctttattattattcctgcAGATTATAATCAGAATCACTTTCCAATAAGAATATCTTTGTCTTCTCATACTTACTACTCAGAACAAAGGTGACATACAAAAACTCAGTTCTGAGGTCAAGATCATGTTTAATCACATTCTCCCATGCTTTCAAAGTCATTTACAAGCATTAGTTCACTTTCTGTATCCAGATGAATATGTTCTTTCACATCATACCTAGGTACCCTCAACTATCATTGCTATTAATACTGTTGCACTAGTTTTGAACACATCGTTACAGGCGAATTTTGCCTACCCTTTTTTCGGTGTCACCAGCCTCATGTAGGCTTAAGTCAATTTGTGTTCCATCTGTTGGTGTCTCCtgcaataaaacagaaagatatCAGGTCATGAATTAAAGATATGGAAGAGGACTACAGAACAACTTATTGCAGAATCCTGACCAAGCTATCTTTTAGTAAGTTATAAAGTTAAGAAATGAGATTGAGAATAGACAGTATTCTGAGGGATCCTCCTTCATCTCACCAACTTAATTTGTAGACatccatttttctattttagtgTAGGTAATTTACCACAATTTGACAACAAAACTCTACATCCGCATGCACATAAGAACCCTCcgtgatactttttttttttaaaaaaaaaaagcagatatacAACTTATAATTTCccttttcagtgaagaacagCCACTCGCCGTGTCACTACCGCAAGATAGTAACTGCAATTTTAATGATCAGAAAACCTGAGCAGAAGGGCTCACATTTCGTGCCCTTGAAAGGGGGCCCATAACGTCAGGCATTCTTTTGGTTCTCCTTACAAAGAGCATTTTCCACGCagacagctctgcctgctccacGTACAGCGGGTACAGGCTGGGTTTGTGGTGGGAGAGGTGCTGTAGGATGTACTTCGACGAAAGGCGTTCTTGTGAGTATTTCGCCCAAAGAATTCAGCTGGAGAAAGCAAGTTGGGTACCAGAAAGCCACGAGCAGCGATGCATTTGAGAGAACCTCGATCTTACTTGTGAAATTACGGTTGTTGGAGAATAAAGTAGGGTGATTACGTGTGCGCATCCCGTTTTATTTTAACgggatcggggggggggggggggatgtaaTGGAAAGGGGGGTAGAGAGGGAGCTGTATCTCTGACATAACCTCATCTTTTCCAGTAAAGACGCCTTAAAACGCGAAGCACAGCACACGAAGGACCCGAAGGACTCTCGTCCCGTCACCACCCCCTCAGGCGACAGGAGGGCCAGCGGCGCCGGCCGCCCGCAGGTGCAGCACCGGGACCAGCCGCCGTCgaggggacgggggggacaCGGCCACACCAACGATCCCCTCCCCGCCCACCCACCCGCCCACGGGGGCCGCTCCCTCCCGATATAACCCCGAGGCTCCCCGAGGCGGGTGCTGCCCGTCAGGAGCGGGCGGGCGaggccccggggccgccccgcagCGCCGCTCACcacagccgccgccgccccgctcctccgccgcccccggccgccgccaTCTTTGTTGTGCCtcccgcggcccggcccggcccggccctgcccacCGCAGCCTCGCGAGACGGAGGCGGTGccacaagatggcggcggcggcaggcGGGTGGCTGAGGAGCGGCGCCACCAAGGTGAAGCCCGCGCTGaggggggctggaggctgccagagggtggtgaggggAGCGACGAGGCTGTGGAAAGAGAGGAGACGAACCCACGGCACGGTGCCCGTGGTGGGAAGGGGTTGGCTGGGGTCGTGTTATGGGGAAGAGTCGTCGGGGAAAGGAGCTCAGGGAAATAAACAGCTGTGGGGTTTGTTTCGTGTGTTAATATTCGTGTCTTAATGCTGCTGCCGCGCCCGCCGGCGTTAAAACCAAGCTTCAGATTATAAAAGTGAAGGGAAACTGATAAGGTAATTTTTTATGGGAGCTGAGGTGAAGGTAAGAGTTGAGATAACGTTGATTTTTCTTCGGTTTATCAGCAGCCCAGGAACAACCACGTTTCAAATATATGCTTTTAGTAGGGCAGGCAGCCTGAATCTTCAACAAGCACAAATTATTGCCTTACCtgcaggaaaaaaggaggaaaaagcagtgaAGTGGTATCAGGGCATTTGAGTAGTGTGTATGCACGTTACCTATCTGAATTTGCAATGGTATATGACTGTATGATTTCTAAGAATAAAATTGTAAACAGTAATAtttgatttcttaaaaaaatctaaatattgaAGTGAAAACCAATTGCTTCTACACCATGCTGGTACTCAGGAGTGAAATGCACAGAGTGGCGACCCACAGGAATATGAGGGGGTGGCCAGTATAGGTTTCATTTCAGGGTTATCCTGCTGGTTTTAAGACTTTTTGAGATAACCCTGTTATGAATAATTGCTTTTATTGCCTAGTGCCATCTCTACGAGGCTGTAACCTGTAGCAAACACCTCTACAGGCTGTAACCTGTAACAAACACTGAACTATTTACCCTGCAGAGCTTCCATGTGCCAGCCAGGCGTGTGGCAGGTCACCTCAGCCAGTATAGCTCCGCACAATCATGCATGtccttgctgagctgctgctcattttcctgaaaacatatgagaaaaatctgttattttttctctggACGATGAAATCTGTGCTTCCCACAGGGTAGAGTGCTCTGCATGTGTTTAGCAATGTGTTCACCTGCATGGTTGGTAATTCTGCATCCCAGCTTCAAGTGCAATAAAGGAAAGTACAGGTGATGCCCAGAGCATTACCAGTTGTTTCAACAGTGCTGGCTTATTGCATAATGAGCGTACATActtgcagcttttcaaaaagTTTTGTATTCTTAAAAGGGAGCTATGCATTTTTCCTGGCAGCTCATTGTCAGTACTGATGAAATGTACTCAATGGTTTGTCACTGGTTATGCcaccatgaaagaaaaatacttttttctttgtacttggAAATAAAGTAGTGGAAGAAGCATTCTATATGCAGGAATTATGTGTGATTTGTAGTCCTATAACTGTTCAGGAAGCTCATTGTGTTaaatgcatgtgtatatatatgtatatatttatattttttccctcgTAGACCTTACCAAGAACACTGACTTAGGCAGGTAAATGTTTAATAGTTTTGCACATCTAGGTTTTGAGCATTCCTACCATAGGTGGATGTTCTGTGTGTAACCAGTTCCTCACTGACAGCTTCAAGAGCATAGTTGCCTTGgagtttttcctttatttaagcGTCTCTTATTTTGGTTTTCTCCAAAGACTTGTGATGACTCCAGTAACTTAGTCTTCATTTGAAAGTGTTAGAATTATCTAACGCTTCTGATCATCTAAATGTGGTATTTGTGAATCAGCCCTGCTAGTCGGTATTTGTTTTATCTGGCTAGTGGCATTGAATATGAATGAACATTGAATCTTCACAGCAATATCTGTCTTCTCTACtgcaacttttttcttttttgctatgCATGACTGGTTGTGATAAAGTTGGAGATCCTTACTTGTAATAGACTTGGGTATCTTGTCTCTAAGACAAAAGGAGTCCACAACCTGTTTTATATCAGTTCTTCAGCCAGCAAGGTGACAGGTATTGAAAGCTAACATGGAATAGAGTAATTATTGGAAGGATCAAAAGAAATTTTAGTTCCTGACCCtaaaatttctgctgttttttgaGGAATGCTACTATCACGATGTGTACTGCAAACTTGCCCTGCGTTCTATGAGCTAAGTAGCAGTCTGTTTACAGCACAGCCTGTCAGTCTGCTCGCTGTGGGGTTAAGAGTGCACGCTAGCAAAAATGTATGTTGGCAGGAGAATGTTCAgatatatgttatttttatggCACAGCTGTGTCTCTACAAGGGGTTTCTGTCAGCAGTTGTCTTGATAAGAAATGAATGCCTGCACTTCAGACTGACATAGCAATAGTGAAAGAAATCTCAAGGCAAGATCTGATCTTAAGACATTAGCCACAGAGTTAGTTGGGTTTGGGGAGCTATGAAAGCAAagccttttttctgtcttgcctCTTTTGAGGTCAGGCAGTCGAGCTGTTCTTTTTCAATACTGCAAAATAAGTTTTGCAGCAGGGTAGTTACTGTTAGCCTGCTACTTTTTGAGCTAGCTCACGTTTGTTATACTAACTTTTTTAAATCCTAAGAGCTTATTTTACTGTTAGAAAGTGTATTAACTTTCAAACCAAAAAATGGGCTCCTTTCTAACGCATGCTGTTACCTACCTGAgtaattatttgaatattaaGTAGTTTATAGCTTTCCAAGATGCAAAACTAATTCTGTCACGTTATCTGTGTCCACCCACTTAACAATCACAATATTAGCTTGCTCctgaaagctgctttctgttcaTTGCTTCTAAGGTTTTGCAATGCAAAATCTTAGAAAATcattagaaaatgcatttcccCATACAGTAGAGAGATTAATTCTGTCAAAGTATACATTTCATACTATGAATATTGCGGCACGCTTGCAAAATTGTCTTCAAAAATAAGTACTATCAGTGAGGTTTATTTGCCACAAAAATTAAAACGGACTAAAATTcatgttttgaatattttgtaGCATAAAGTGTTAaacttcaagaaagaaaattgttttgtatTAATAGATATCAGGTAGATTAAGTGTAAGTTATATTTCCTATTCTGTTCTACCCAGTGTATTTATTAAGTATTTTCGGTATTAATATGTGAAGTATTAAAGTAGTCTACAGATGCAAACTGTATTAACTGTTCTGAtgttctgtatttgtttccaacagctgaaaagaaatatacCAGCATACTTGGCAGCTTCGTGGAGGGCTTCTCCATGCGTCTTTAGATCCTCCAAATCAGAACTTGCGCCAAAACTAGACAGTGATGGAGTTGTCTATGCTCCGCTTCAAACATTCACTGAAGAGGAAACAATGCTGAAGAACATGGGTACCTATTTTTTTGTGGGGCTAAAAGTTCAGAAATGTTTAGCTAGAAGGGAAATTTTGTCTGATCTTGCTTAATTGTAAAACTGCTCTCATTCACAAGAGAAGAATGTAACGTTCTTTCGATTCTTTTTCCATGCTACCATAGCACAGTTCCACATACCATAGCGCAGTTTACtctgcataaataaatattaactgTTCAAAGCTGTTGCTGTCGCAGCAGTGAAGTTGCCTGACATTGACTCGTGCCCTTTCTCAGGCACTTAGTTCAGCTACAGGTAACTGCTCCAGCTGGTTTTCAGAGATTTCAGGTATACCAAGAATGGTGACAGATGCGATCCGTGTGTCTGCAATGCAGGCAGGCCTGCATGAAGAAGAGGAGTCCTCAGGGCAAAGGTGAAAGACTGAGAACCTGTATGTTTGGGAAAGAGCTTATAATAGGCTCAGGCTGAACAGGAATAGTTTTATTTACAGGATCTTGTACACTCAATATGTTTTAAAGCCTGAGACCATTTTCCCAAACTGTACATTAAATTTATAAAGAACAGGATACAGCTAACAAAATAAGGGGTGTATTTGAagtaatttttatcttttttttttttttttttttagtcaattACTGTCATGTAAGTGTTGCTGAGGTGCTTTTGAAATTTCTGAGTCTATAGGAAGTATTTGTTTCAGTTCACAGACTTGTGTCTGAGTTCAGAAAGCAATGATAATTGAGTGTTGTGGCACATTGCTCTGTTTCACTTGGGCAACTTGTCCTTTTATTAAATTGTCTGGGAGAGTCAGAGAATATATGCATAACCTCTCAGAAATATCATATGACTGTTATATTGATCCTCAAGTGTTAGAATACTTacacagtttctttcttttcattacagTGAAAAAATTTGCTCAGGAACGAGTTGCACCTTTGGTGCAAAAAATGGATGAGAATTCGAAAATGGAAGACTCTGTAATAAAGGGATTGTTTGAACAAGGGGTCTGCACACTTTTACTTAACTTTTTAATCAGAAAGTGACACTGCTGATAGGGATTTCTAGCTGtctgcttttcagatttttagaTTGAGAGATGTAAGTCAAATTAACCGATGAATTGTTGAAAATTTTGAGTTTATCAACACTGGGGcaactttctcttcttttttactGCATTatctctctccatcttttacTGTGATATTCTTTCCATCTTACCACTCCCATAGCACATTCTTCATCCTGAGTTCCTTTTCTAGCCcacctctttttgttttttttttccccctggatAAACAAAATTGCATAGAATCCTAGAACCAGCACGACTTTGATAAGCATTGCTGGAAAAGGATATCGAGAGTCCTCTGTGTTCATTTTGGGCAACCACAAGGGCTTGTGTTGCAGATAACCTGTTTATCATTCCTTGTAGCCTTTCCTGCTATCAAACCTAAATAAAGCTTGTCTGTGATGAGAACATCGCTTTATACAATGACGACTAAATATTCGTCACGAGGTTAGAGATTGCCATTGTTCTGCAGAATGCAATCAAATTAGTCAGTGATGATTGACCTGTATACTGCATTTGTTCATTATTTCTTGCTTAAGTTGTTTATCAACTTCTCTGATAAATTGTTAGTTTTTTAAGGGTATTGAAGGAAGCTGGGTCTGTGGGGAAGGATCTAGAAATATTAACATTCTatggtttttcttttaatctctaAGTGTCTGCTTAGATTAACAAGTTGTTGGTGAGAACTAATGAGAAAGACTGACATATTTGCATCTTTTACCTTTCAGCTGATGAGTATTGAGCTTGGGGAAGAATATGGAGGAActgcagcttcatttttttcagtcatattGGTGGTAGAAGAATTGGCCAAAGTTGATCCAGCTGTAGCTCTTCTATGTGAACTCCAAAATACACTAACAAATAGGTTGTTTACCACATACggaacagaagaacaaaagagaaCTTACTTGCCCAAAGTGTCTAAAGATACAGTGAGTCATAGTCACACTTTACTAAAATATAGTTTTCAATAGTTATATAGCATTAGCGTGTTTTTTCAGTAACTAAATGGGGTGACTGCAGCATTGGAAAATCTGTGTGTGTGAACTTTGAGATGCCTGTTAGAGATGAGATCTGGGGTGATACAGATCCTGTCATCAGTAGCTGAGAGGTAAAAGTGGAAAGGGTGTTACTAGTGTCATTAAAAGTTAATTTACTGTGGAAAAGAACTTTAGAGCACTTGAGTATGAGACATGTAATTGCATGTATGAGACATGTAAATGCAGTGTTTGTATTGTTAATTTCCATATCTGAAACTTAGTTACTTTGAGGCAGTAAgttaaaatgtttgaatttaAGAGGCTTGTGCTTGCTGATAACTATTTTTGTTGTGTAACTCCTAAGTTGTGTCTACATAttcaaaaacaagtaaaatgattttttttccccctttaattGACAGATAGGCAGTTTCTGTCTGTCGGAGGCTGGTTCTGGCAGtgatgctttttctttgaagacTCGTGCTGAAAAGAAGGGAGACTACTATATTATCAATGGCTCAAAGATGTGGATTAGCTTAGCAGAACATGCTGGAGTTTTCTTTGTGATGGCAAATACAGATCCTGCCTCAGTAAGTTGCTAAAGAACAATTGCATTTTCAATGACAGCTGATGATATATGATACTATGgattttatattaataatttgGTACTAAAGGTTAATATTATTTGTACCTTTTCCTAGCTGagaacaaacatttaaaatatttcccaacaaaaataaagaacttgCTGAGCAATTTAATAAATTCCTCCcattggggaaaataaaaacgTCAGAATCATAATTGCTTAGATGAAGAGCACAGCATGCGTTGGTATTATTCTGAGTAATGGAAGAACAGAGATTGTGGCACTTCTGACCTAACAGACAAGTTGCTGTTCGTAAGAGGCAAAACGGAGCTTAGACTACATGTACTTGGTAATTAACAAGTGTACAATAGTAGTAAAGTACATGTATGATCaggttaaaaagcaaaacaagcaaaaaaaaaaaaaaaaaacatacctgaATATGCACGTTTCAAGTCTTGTCACTTAACAATTTCGATATAGTTAGTGAAGACTCAGAAAAATCAACTAAAGACTTTAAGATATGCTGTACTGCAAGAGTACAGcaattttacttaaaataattatttgaagatacttatattttaaattagaatttaaaactctaataaatctttttttaaatatataatgcaTTGTCTTCTTAAAgttagaaaattgtttttacatttaaacGTTCAAGAACGATATTAAAAGTCACTGAAGTTCAAAGATTAAGTAACAGTTGACATCGGTACAAATTAGAGACCAGACCACCATAGATCTGTGTACCAAAATGTACACTCTGCACTAGCAGCTCCTGTTTGGTGAGGTGGGCTGTCATTAAGGTGAGATTTGAAGAGCAGTCTCCTCTTTAATAAGACGCAACTCTTCCACAAGAACCACAGGTTGTTTCCTGCCTCACTGTGTTCCCCTCCTAATAAGAGGAGATGCTGTGGATGACAGAGACAGGAAGACATGAGAACATGGCCCGGAGCACTTCATGCTTCTGTCTAAGGCCCTGTAGAATGTTGCCCTGCGGTTCCAACAGGGGGAAATGCTGTCCATAGAGATGCCAGACTGGCTGTACAATCTGTGTATTGTTGCATGCGTGATTTTCAGAACAGCCAGGCACTACAGCCCTTCCTGTTACGTAGTACTGGTCTCCTATCTTCTCAAGAGAACTTCTaagacttttctgttttccatgtgGAATAGAAGGGTTTACTTTGGCCTTATTAAACCGCAATTAGTAGACATAGAGGGAGCAGGTGATGGTGACTTTTATTTACTAATGTATCATTAAGCAGGTATAAAATTTCAGTGTTGGAATTTGGTTTTTATATATACTTGTTAGTactagtagaaaaaaaaagtttttgattatttttaattcatccTAGGGATACAGGGGAATTACATGCTTCATAGTAGATCGCAACACAGAAGGCCTACACATAGGGAAGAAGGAGGATAAGCTTGGAATCAGAGCATCTTCTACTTGCCCagtaacatttgaaaatgtgaagGTATTGTAAGCTGTTTAGCTGTTGAATCATAATTTGTATATGACTTGATCTTGACCACAAGTAAGGAGAGTGTTAAGTAAATTCCCaattcttttcctgcttttcaccCTTTCATCATTTGTCTTTCTTTGGCTATTTGCTCCCTAATTCTCAAAAGCATTGAGGGGGATTGAGTTCTAAGTTTTGATAGTTTCTCTCCTTTGTCAGTTTATAATCATGTGTGCCAGGGAATGTTCTAATCAGATTTCTAGGAATCAAATGTCTGCTTTATGTTTTATGCTGTCATTTATGGGGAACATTAAACAAAATGTACACTAATTCACCTATGAACACTTCTAGCAGTTGCAAAGATGAATAGAACAGGAATAACCGAGTGGTTTTATTCTTTAGGTTCCTGCGACCAACATCCTTGGACAGGTGGGGCAAGGCTATAAGTATGCAATTGGAATGCTAAATGGAGGCAGAATAGGTATTGCTGCACAGGTGGGTAACATTGCTTAATATGGGATACAACCAGTGTATGACTTTGAATTTGGATGGAAACTTACAAAGTATTTACAGTTAATAAGAATAAAGTGTTTAGGAAATCCtttattaaaaactgtattGCCACTAGATGTCACTGTCCCTGTGTCTAAGTTACAGTAATGTACAGAAACAACTGCAAATGATAAAATTCTCCTTTGGTGATACAAGCAATAGatttagaaaacattaaatggcAATTAGTTTGTCTTTGGTGGTTAACTTACTGCTACGGAAATGTATCAACATTTTTATCTCCCAttatgcacatttattttttgaaggagACTGGCTCTTTGGACAATTTAACATAGTGAAATgtacaaaattaatgtttccaATTGTAATTGGAGGGGATTGCTAAATGTGACCTTATGCTAACTGATGTTTTCTCAACAGCTTACTTTTAAAAgtcaacatatttttaaagtaaatattaacTTTTGTAGCAGAAATGTTCTAGTTCATTGTTGTTTGAAAATTGTGCCTTATGGCAtcttagagaaaatatttgctgattTTGGAGTTACTTCCAAATGTTGCATTCTGTTGTAAAATCTCAGACTGGTGCTGATTTCAGTGTAAATCAGATTCAGCCTTATAATAAAATAGCCTATGACAAGCTTTGGTATTTTGAATTTGCTTTTGCAAGTGatcttttctttgtatttagcTGTGGATGTAGTTGTGCTGTATAGGCTGTGATGTATCTGTAGTACCAATCTTCCTTACCTTTTGCTCCATCTTGCAGAGAGTCATTGTGAAATTTGGACTTTCCACATAGCAATGTATAATGCTGCTAAATAGGTTGGCTTTTCCATCATTTCTAAAAATTATCTGTGATTAAACTTTGCCGGATATGGCATTTAAAAACTAGAGCTGTGGGCCTCTGTGTTCCCAGAGATATAAATAATATAGATGTTCTGGCAGTAAAATACATGGtctggct harbors:
- the ACADSB gene encoding short/branched chain specific acyl-CoA dehydrogenase, mitochondrial isoform X1, producing the protein MAAAAGGWLRSGATKLKRNIPAYLAASWRASPCVFRSSKSELAPKLDSDGVVYAPLQTFTEEETMLKNMVKKFAQERVAPLVQKMDENSKMEDSVIKGLFEQGLMSIELGEEYGGTAASFFSVILVVEELAKVDPAVALLCELQNTLTNRLFTTYGTEEQKRTYLPKVSKDTIGSFCLSEAGSGSDAFSLKTRAEKKGDYYIINGSKMWISLAEHAGVFFVMANTDPASGYRGITCFIVDRNTEGLHIGKKEDKLGIRASSTCPVTFENVKVPATNILGQVGQGYKYAIGMLNGGRIGIAAQMLGLAQGCFDHTIPYTKERVQFGKSIFDFQGMQHQIAQVATQLEAARLLTYNAARLAETGKPFIKEASMAKYYAAEVATLTTSKCIEWMGGVGYTKNYPIEKYYRDCKIGTIYEGTSNIQLSTIAKSLAQEY
- the ACADSB gene encoding short/branched chain specific acyl-CoA dehydrogenase, mitochondrial isoform X2 — protein: MSIELGEEYGGTAASFFSVILVVEELAKVDPAVALLCELQNTLTNRLFTTYGTEEQKRTYLPKVSKDTIGSFCLSEAGSGSDAFSLKTRAEKKGDYYIINGSKMWISLAEHAGVFFVMANTDPASGYRGITCFIVDRNTEGLHIGKKEDKLGIRASSTCPVTFENVKVPATNILGQVGQGYKYAIGMLNGGRIGIAAQMLGLAQGCFDHTIPYTKERVQFGKSIFDFQGMQHQIAQVATQLEAARLLTYNAARLAETGKPFIKEASMAKYYAAEVATLTTSKCIEWMGGVGYTKNYPIEKYYRDCKIGTIYEGTSNIQLSTIAKSLAQEY